The Plasmodium coatneyi strain Hackeri chromosome 11, complete sequence DNA segment GTAAAGGAGGTATGCCTGGGCGATGCAAGAAAAATGGGTACCCGTTTTCGCCCccgttgaaaaaaaaaaaaaaaaaataccaagtaacaaaagcatatatattatatacttgcatatatttgttcatttacTTTATATGTTACTATCGTGGAGGAACAAATTTCCCAACCGCAAAAGCGCGTTCCCAAATCAGCGCAGCGGTCAACCAGAGCAAGAACAAATATTACCGCGAACCAGCAATATGTTTATAACAATCCTGTGAACGCGTTGCagatatattttcccccaagCGGCCTTCCACAACCAGTCATGTCCTCCTTGGCATAACATCAGCGATTGTACTAGCATGCCAGTGCCTGCAAAATAAAGCGGACTCCCGACGACTGCGTAACCACCACGATCACGTCACGACAACCATTCGTTCTACCCAACTGCACCCCCCATTTGTGAACGAAAATGCCAAAGTCTAAGAGAAACATCACCATATCGTTAaccaaggtaaaaaaaaagctgaacaaaaaggaactgaAGGACCAGAAACTCTCCGatctgaaaaaaattattcaagtCCCCAATATTTACATCTACATTTTGGATGTTAGAACCTACTCGAATAATAACTTGAAGCAAGCCATTGAATATTTCAAGCCCAACGGGAGGTAAAAGCGATCTCGCGCAGAAAACCAATCTGTTTAGCTATGCCCTTACCCCTTTCGGAAGGACaaacaaaggggggaatCTCCTTCCCCGTAGAATTATATACGTACAACAACCGTCACCTGCGTGATCTTCACACGTTTTATCCCTCCGCCCCAACTCAACGCAGGTTCTTCATTGGGAAGAATAAGCTCATGAAATTGGCCTTAGGAACAGACGAAAAAAGCGAAGCCAAGCCGAACGTCGGCAAGGTGGCGGAGGTAAGAACTATCGATTGGGGGTCCCTTCCTACCGTcttctatatgtgtgcatgcatGTAAATGGTCCATTTTACCCTTATGGTTTTTTAGCCCAACGCGGTTACAACTGTGTTGTGCCATTTGGGGCCAATAACCCCCCAACGGATAGGCAAACATTTCAATCCATCTCTTGTCTGCTCCCCCCAACCGCTGCAGCTTCTTGTCGGAAACAGAATCCTTCTCATAACGAAAGACCCCCCCCTGAaggtaataaaattttttaacgaCTTTCAACCTGAAGAGTATATAAAGCCGGGAAATAtttgcacacaaaatgtCACCTTAAAAACGGGAGATGTATTAAATGTCCCAGTTTCAATGCAGAAggatttacaaaaaaggaaagtaactTTCGACATCGTCGATCAGAAAATTGTCATACGCGAAGATAAAATTTTGGCGGAAAAGGATAAACTGGTCAGCGCGGAAAATGCCAAACTGTTAAGAATGCTGAATATGAAAATTGCCAACTTTGACATTACCGTGTTGGGTTATTGGAACTTAAATAAATTCACTTCCTTGACGTCAGAATGAggaactgtttttttttcctttttttctggagAAGTGGTCTTTTCGtcctcttccccccttaACGCACATAACAAATGTGCAagcgtttgtttttttgtttttttaggatttaaaaaaaaaaaaaaaaatatcctaCATCCCTGCAATGGACTTCTTTACAACTCATTAATTCACACGCGCGCAAGTTCGTCACGAACCAagcgctcttttttttttcttatttgaaaactttttaattacaAATATTCTTTAAgttgaaaaaagtgaaaaacaaTTTGACGCATGGCGTGTAGGCCACATaggcatacacatatatacacatatatatgcacatgcgaAGGCGGTTTAGAAACAATTTAGAGCGCCACCAATCACTATGGCCGTCCGTACCCCCGGTTAAGGCTACGCATACGCTCATGCGTATGTATGTCTGCATCACAAATAGGTCAAGGGTACCAAACAGGTAGGGGGTttcaccaccacccctaaatCGTTATgacattttccatttgaaTGTCCTCCTTCAGCATCTTCTTAAGGAACGCCGTCATGGGGGGAGGGCCGCACATCAAAATGAGTGTGTCGCTGTTTTCAACTTTGACGTCTAGCTTATGATACTTAAGAATGTACTTGCGTAAGAGATCTTCCGTTAGGTAACCTACATTTTCGAAGGTGTCCCTCTTGGTCTCGTCCAGGCACTCGTCTATGCTATACACTACTTTGAACCGTTCGAAGGTCCGCTCGTATTCGTCAAAAACTGGGAAGTGGCAACGGGTGCCAAAggtggaagaggaagaaggttGTAATTTTGCATggccatatatatgtacacttgtatatacgtatgcaCACAATGCTaaacacatatgtgtgtgtgtgtgttttttttttttttccctttttgacGCCGCTGGGCTTACCCTCCTTGAGCAGAATCTCCTCCTCGTTCCTGTTCGCATATATGAGCGTCACGAACGGCTGCTCACCCTCCCTCACGTCAAACAGGAGCATGTGCTTTATCAGCCGAAAAAAGGGAGCCATGCCCGTTCCTCCAGCTATCATAACGATGTGCTTCTTAATCTGCACAACTTTGGACAAGTAACTAAATTTGTTACTCCCCCTATAGTCGAGTACCCCAAAGGGACCCGCAATTTTAACCATTTCCTtgtttcgcattttttccaaatagaCACTCATCTTACCACCATCAACAAACTTCCTATCTGGGTGGTATATTCGAATGACAAAGTGAAcctccttcttatttttgtctACATAAATAGGAGTGTAACTTCGGAAAATCTCTTTCGCATCCTTCTCTCTGTCCTCCCTGTCATTCCATttgccttttattttcccttctttattGGGACCGTTAAATTTTATATGCTTACATATGCCTAATCCGAAATGGATATACTCCGACgggtaggaaaaaatgaaaatccTTACTGTGTTGGTAAGCTTTACAATTTTACTCAGCTTCAACGCTTTGCTCTTTTCATCCAGGAAGGCCTTCTGCATGGATCCTCCATCCtgcccttcctccttttcctccaaCTCTTCATTCTCATTCGCGTTCATATAAAGTTCAAACAgatcttctgctttttttttaccatttttatttttccttacatataGGAGGACATAACTTATAGACATCACCAAAATTACGACATTCACCACATTCTTCGAGAGGAAGTTTAGGCCTTCCTGCAACGTCCGCTTCATTTTGCGCTCCCTTAGTTAGTACACCTTGGTTTACGCACACGGGTGTATATGTAGGAGTACGTCTGTACCTGTGTGCGTCCTCCCCTTCGAGATTGAAGAAGCGCAAGGGGGACGGAAAAGGATCGTATCAACAAATGTAGGAACGAAAAGATGCCACAAAAAGGCTACAAAAAAGTTACAAGGAATACAATAAAATGGGCACAAAAAGTTGACAAAGTTTGACGAAGTTCTACCAAacgtggaaaaaatgcaaatccGTTTGCCAATACAAACGCCGCACTGACTCTGCGGACACCTGTGCTTGcacaccccttttttgccgCGAAAATGAATTGCTCTGTTTTCTATGTTCGCCTTCTCTAACCCATCGAGCCCTTCACAAAGCaagcaatattttttttttttttttttttttttatgcaaatCGCGTATAGGATAAATACCCCATATGGATGGTGAACGTTTGCCCTACAGAAACCGCACGTGTAGGTATACTTCCTCGGAACAAGTGTGCGAATATTCGATGTAACTTTACCAGTGCCCTGTCCACGTAACACCGTCACATCAAATTTATTacttaaaaagaacaaacatTACGCACATAGCATAAAACATGTGCGCCCTTCTTAAAAGTTATAGGAAAGAACGCGAGCACGCGCTTTTCTACGTTCGCAAAGTGGATTGCAGTTTTTGTAGATTTCTCTACATTGAGCatacgcacaaaaaaaaaaaaaaaataataaaatatatataaaaaggataGCTGGGCATAGCTTAGCGCAACACAACACGTTGCAGTTGCCAACTTCGCTCCAGCTCACTCCCAAACTGGCTGCGGCCGAGTGAAGCTCAAACCCTGCGTGTGAACCTCACGCAGCCGCATTAatgaggacaaaaaaaaaaagaaaaaaaaaaaaaaattaaaaggaaaccTGGCCCAAGCAGGCGTTTGCGAACTGCCTCCCCTGCTATTGCTACGATGAGTAGGTCTTACGCCCACATGTGCATTGGCACAACATGTTTCACTGTCCATCCGTTCGTCTGCGCATAACCATGGTAGGGAGCTACCCCCTCTGCACTGCGCGTATAAATGTACACCCATATGTGAAGAACGCATAGTTAGGCAGAAACCCCCCCTTTAGGTGCACTTGGCCTTTTTCCCCAACACTTGCTCtatcttctccttttccttcttcctcttgcgattcttctttttggagTTCTTTATAAAGTCCGTTATCAAATTCATGTAGTCTTCCTCTCCGTCAGGCTTATCCGTGCTAGCAGCTGGTCCGTTGGgatcagtttttttttcttcattgtcCCCAGAATCTAGGCAGAGAGCCTCATCTGAGGTGGCCACATTGTGGTCCTCAAGTGATTGGTCCACGTAAtcctcctcttctgcttccccttcctcctgcttATGTGGTGGTTCGTCCTTCTCCCTCTCCGTGGCTAGTATATCCTGGAACATTTCCTTCGCCTTGAGGTACTTCTTACTATTCGTGCTTATCGTCTTGgtctttttatattccctCAGCTTCATGAAGTTTTTTATGTACCCATTAAACACGTTGATGTCCCCCTCTACCAGGGCGTccaatattttcttcttcacctcGTCGGTGCCCAGCTTGAAAAAAGTCACAATAGTGTGGGCTCCTACATAATGGCTAGCTATTCTCTTATATTCACTCTTAAACAACAGAATAAAATTTCgcaaatatttttcgttTATCAAGTTAAATGTGTGTGCGATCTTTTCGCACAGGACGGACAGGTTCTTATCACAGGCGAAGTACAGCAGGATGTTTCCTCGTAAGTCTGCGTTTTTCCGTATGAAGGGTTTGACTCTTTTGCCATCTCCCTTGGGGGGGGAGTTATCATATCCCCTTGTGCGTTCAGGCCCATCTGCATCATCTCCATCATTTCCCTTGTCCCCATTTTCATTCCCCCCATGGGTTCCCCCGAATGTTTGAACAAAATTGTCATACCTTTCTATATCCTCCTGGCTAGCTACATTCccatttacaatttttaaaaaattacaaaactGCTTGAACGAATTCGTCACCGGCGTGATGGATTCCTTCGGAAAGGACAAAATATGCGTCAGGATGTAGTACCCGTTTGTGTCCACTTTTATGTAATCGTAAAAATTGTAGTTGTTCAAATTGGGGCAGTCCCCTTTATGGTCACTCTTGCCGTCCTCTTCGCATGGCTCCTTTTTCTCATTCCCGGTGAACACTTTTTGGATGACGGGGTGCAGGTCCTGATAACTCCGCATGCACAGGATGCATATCCAGAGGAATTTCCCATCCGCTGTACCACCATCGGTGGCATTACTCGAACCATCAGTTTTACGACAGTCCGTGTTTACGGCACCCCCCACGCGTAACCACCGCAGCAACGCGCTAAGTAGCAACTTGCAATTCCTCTGGTAACATTGTGACAAGTCAAACAGGCGCCTCAAAACGttgaacttcttcctccgaATAATCAAGTCGATGTCCAGATTTTTCATGAGCAAGTCGAACATCTCTTCGGTGACATGTTCCAATGTGAGGTAGTTGAACATGACCAAGCTGGAGTAGGCATTGTCACACACCAGACtatttatgttttttaaaatgtagaCATTGAAAACGTAGAAAATCGGTTCAGTATTCATTTTGAGCAACTTTTCTATCATGATGCTGGGCCCATCCATCTTAATGAGAATGCTGAGCATTTGCTTTAGGGGACTCTCATCATGGCATTTGCAACCTTCCCTTGTCTTGATTATGAAAtactttttcgttttttcgaTTAGAAATATTTCTCTCACTAATTTATCGcattccacatttttctccttcagcaGTTCGAACAACGTTCCCAACGCTGGAACTGCATACGTGTGGTACAACAAAGGGGGGATGAAATGCTGACTTTGGCTCTCCATAACGTACTTGTCATCTTTGAGGGGTTCTTCCGCCCGCTCACCATGGTCATCTCCATTACGAAGAGCACTCTCTTTTACACCGTTTCCAACACCTTGTTGATCATAGAAGATGTACTGATAGAGCAGATTCTTCATCGGGAGGGAAACCTTCGGATTGGCAATTTCCTCCGTCACCTTCTGAACAATTATGTCAATGTACTCGTAAAACAGGTCATCTccctgttccttttttccacccttACTTTGCCCTTTGTCCAGGTACTTCAATTCAGTCCTTGTGCTCGTTCCCCTAACTTTGGACTTTCTAAAGGATATATTCGAAATGTTAATATTTAGGTAGCCACCCAGGGAGTACAAAAATGACCTCAATACGTGCGTTCCCGATTTGTTTAGCATCAGGGTGAATAGCTTCTCCGTGGTGATGGTACAAATTTCTTTGAAGTAAACACCGACCGGTTGGTACcctttgtttctttttttcaattcttcaACATACTTTTCctccacttttttaaaaaaggaatatacgCAAATAACAGTctgcacaaaatgggaagcatAACTGGACAATGCTAACTTGATGTAGTCCGTACAAATGACGTGCAAAAAATGGTTGTAAATTTCTATGCACTGCATACTCATTTTGCCATTCCTCCCATTCTGTTCATCCTTCCCATCCTGGTGATCATGCTGATCATGTGCATCCTTCTCATTATACTTTAGCAGGAAGAAACAGTAGTATATCAGcttttccattatttttgAGCACTTCCTCTGATCTGCTAACTCTTTCTCACtcccttttatttcctcctttatctTTACCAAAATGCATATGTCGTCTTCAACATCGTAGGAGTAGTTCAAGTTGATGGCACCAAaacatttatttcctttttttaaattatcttCCTTCAACTCGTGAACAAAATACTTCTCAtacttttcatttaaaatgtacGAAATGTTAATCAAGTAGTCTATAAtttcttccacatttttttttccttcattctttttgtaTGTCTCACCCTTCCGATTAAATTTACCTTTGTCTCCATTCTGATTCCCGTTGCCGCCCTTATTAAAATACTTCCATTTATGCCTATTCGTGTTCGCTCTAAACCCGTTCATTGTGCGTTAGGTTGACCGATGTAATATGTACCGAACAGTCACCTAACCTTTGTAATCGTCTGCTCATACATTGGGGCcaatgcatatgcatattgcTTACAAGTGGAActaaatacacaaaaaaaggaaagatcttcctttctcttttttcttcccaattCTATATTAGCTGCAAAAAAGGAGCTGCTAATATTtggaaatgtatatatactgcCTCAGCATTGTACACGAagtttattccattttttttttttaccaatgAGAAAAGAGAAATGGAATAAGCTtcaactatttttttttttttttttttcgcttttcctACATGGTTGTTACTGCTCAGTATATTTGCCACTTAAATATTTGTTCACCAATTTGTTAGCGCTGTTCTTCGTTCTGCTGCAAAGATGGGGTAGTCACATACCTCTGCTTATTGGGATAGAGATAATTGCTTGGTTCCGCTGTTTtgcttttactttttttttaccgttgTTGCCCCTCTTTTATGGTTGCACCATTTTGAAGCTTCTTCCCCCAGAAGTGAGCCTCCCGCCCCCTTCAGCAATTTGCCACGTCAAAAAATGGGCGACAGTTTTAACCGCACCAAAAATGTTATATTCCCGACGACGCCCTTTACGTATACAACTGCgcgcgtattttttttgcaaactaTGGCGGGAAAAACGAATTGGCACCGGGAAAAAAACACTCGCGGAAAAGTCCCATATTATGTTCTGTTCCTCCGGATTGCAATAACACCTCAATTCTTtttatctcctttttttttctattcccCATAAGCCAATTTATCGCGAAAGTATGACTGTAAGGAAGCCACTCTGATGGTAGGGAAAATTCTTTGgggcattttcttccccataCACTTGTGCCTATAAACATgtttgtaattttatttattattattatttttttttttttccaaatggacGCATAAAACGTGTGAATTTGCCTGAACGGTtaaggtatttttttttttcaatttccaCCTGTTTTTCAAAAATCGAATCGTGCTAGACCACTGATGGGGCGAATTCCCAAAggttgaaaaaggaaaggcgGTTCCTACGGGCCCTTTACGTTCTATGTCCATATggtgtatatgtaaaatggaaaagaccAACGAAATGATGTGCCACGTGACATGCTACTTAAGCGTTCGGGCAAATAACGCACACATGGGTGAGAGCGGCCAGTCTACCATTATACCGCACAGAGCATCTTTGGTCGTCCACAATACTAAGACCACGTAATGTTATTTCATTCTTtgcgaaaatgaaaattaagcgacaaaaaaaagcacttcTTGCTGGGTCTACTTAGGGTTTCgtgaaaatgttcctttcccaaaaggaaaaaataactgCCGTCGAAAAGAGCAGTCCAATGGATGAAATTGATGCACGTGAATATGGACAACCATTTGATgagttcccccccttttttttttttcttttttcctcacccTCCTACGAAAATTTTATCCGTAATatgttaacaaaaatgacataggtaacttttttttaagtacataTGAAAAAGGGTGTTTCCTTAAACAACGCAGGGAGCGCAAACACGTAGACCCGCACTtctggagggaaaaaagagctAAATGGAAAGGCCAAACGTTAAGGCGATAAACCGATGTCGCGGTGACATGGAGTAGGAATGCGCCACAGTAAGAACACACATTATACCGCGTAGGCTACTCGTTCCCCCATGGGGATTACCCCCCCATGTAACAGCTGATTTTCCCAATTCTCCCAATTCCACGGTTCCTTCGACTTTCCCGAGAAATAAAATGCGACGCGTAGGGGAAGCCATGCTCATCTTATACTTTGCTTTGCTGCCCCCATTGGTTCTCATCCCCCCTGTGCTCAAAATCAACTGCGTGCATGTAGGAAACGACTACCTGCGGGACCTTctaaaaatgggaatatttgaaaaaaacagcacaaaaataaaaaaggaggtgttCGAAAACATAAGCCGTACGCACGAAATCTACTCGTCCTGCAAAACCTGCATCAAGCTGATTCAGTTGATAGGGAAAATAatccaaaagaaaaaagagccATATGTAGATATAGCCATAGAAGACACACTGGAAACAAACTTGTGTGACTCTAACCTCTGGCACGAACATTTCAACTACGACGAATTGTTGTATAGTGAACACGTCCTCGAGTATTGCAAGGTCACTTTAAAACTCACTAGGGATAGCATAGAGCAGCATATCTACCAGTTTTACAGCAAGGAGGAATTATTTTACCGGAGAGTCTGCTTACATATCAACCCAGTATGCAAAACTGCCATccaggaggagaaaattaaCCTCAGCACGGAGTCCAAAGTTAAACTGATCTATCAGCTATACTGTGACTACTTAACTGGAGAGGTATGTCtgcgcattttttcctccaccgGGTATGCACTATAATGTATGCTACTGCACAACAGTTCATTCGATTGTCTACATATTGGGTTCGCCCCCTTCTATGCGTCAGAAGAACCACCAACCCGTTATGTATCCTTTTACCATTATTTATCCCATAAGGGGACTCCCATTTTTACCGCAAATGCTGCACATCCACTttcaacattttaaaaaactccCCTCCACACAGGAACACTATAGCCAAACGAGCCAAGGCGTGCCATATAAAAAAATCGAATCCGCAGACAGCTCAAATTTAACCCTGAAGAGAAGCGACTACGCAGTTGTCCAATCCGAAATTGGGACaatgcaacaaaaaaaattgactaACGATTTTGCAGCCAGGAAATTGAGACTTCTTCGAATTAGTGAGGTAAGGAGAGAAGAATGATGAAATGGTTCACAGACTAACCCATCGCCGCTTtcacatttcccttttctgtttAACCCCACTCCCCCCTTACCGTTACACGAACAGCTTGCCGATGACGTACTGGAGGTTTTCCTGCGGATGAAGCAGCAAGACGTCTTTAAGTTCCTGTTTTATTGCCAATCGTGTGAAGGtacgccaaaaaaaaataaaataataaaataaaaaaaaaatagctaactgcatgaaccgttcaggtgaaaagcTATTCCAAATGGcaccaaagaaaaaaaaaaaaaaaaatatgaacaaaaaaaaaaaaaatatgaacaaaaaaaaaaaaaaaaaaacaacagtTGCGCTTATAAACCTGCACATGTAAACTCACTAAGCTGTGCAAAAATAAACGTATGTCCAAACAGTACCCACAAGGATGTCTTCCCCACTTTGCAGACCCCATACTggaagtaaaaattaaaatacacCGCGTATCGGACAATGTGGATGCCATCATTAAGGGAAATTACCAGCATGATTTGATCATGAATGACAGGCAATTTTTGCTATACAAACGGCCCACTACATGAATTACAAAATGGTGGGGGAGCCAAATTAGTGTAACTCCTTCGAAGACTTGTTAATATTTACTCATGGGGTAatctgtttgttcttcctacCCTTGGGAGAggcctccctttttttgtgtacccATACTTACCTTCCGTCACGCCGAAACAATTGTAACTGGGTTAGTTATCCCAAATGGGAGTCCAATCGCTTCACTATTCGAGCCTCCAAGTCGCGGTACAAATTATCCATCTGGGAAgtaaggagggaaaaaaaaaaaaaaaaatgttccttttcgttGCCCCTTTTTGCTTACGTGCCACCTCCAGGGTGTGACCTCACCATTTAGCTCACCTTTCCGATCAAGTACTCCTCAGATGAACTCCATTTTTCTTGGCCCTTCTTCCCTCCCACGTCTACCTGACCGGAGCTTTCCACTCGCTTGcacaacttttttaaatttttattttctttacacTTATTCGTTTCGAAGGTGATTGGCTCCTTCTGTATTTCGAATTTGTTGAAAACGTCTTCCACCTCTCTTGTGAACGCATCTTCGGAGCTTTTTCCGACTGGCAAGTTGTTTATTTCGCCAACATGCACTGCAGGGGGAAatgtttgtatatatgtgtgtgtgaagATAAGTCCTCGTTGCGGGTGAAGCAGTTCAACGGAGGTAAGGAATCAAACAAGTTCAGCCTCCACACACGGGGTAAAACGCTTATAGACTGACATAGCTCAGTGTGGAGAACAACATCGGTAGAGGCACGTTTGTTAAAGTGGTAAAGGATTGTGGAAAAATGATTTATGATTACAATCCCCCCTCCCCTGCGCTACACAGTTTTGCACGCAATTTCTCACGTACAGTTTAGCAATCTCCTGACGTAGTCCCCCCCAGAGGGAGTGTCCAAACTGCAGACTGTGGCATCTTCGTCGAAGCCAATCTCATCATCCATTTCAAACTTCCCCAAATGGTCAACCCCACCGTCAAAATGTATATCATAAATTGggacaaaaataaatttataaaaaaaaaaatttcggaaaaaagtatttaaGGCGTACTTCATTAACAGTTTTAGAGAGGagtaggaaaatattttgacGCAACTTGGCGACCTGTTAATTGAATGACGTAACATGACCTTTTTGAATTCTG contains these protein-coding regions:
- a CDS encoding NADH-cytochrome b5 reductase, whose translation is MKRTLQEGLNFLSKNVVNVVILVMSISYVLLYVRKNKNGKKKAEDLFELYMNANENEELEEKEEGQDGGSMQKAFLDEKSKALKLSKIVKLTNTVRIFIFSYPSEYIHFGLGICKHIKFNGPNKEGKIKGKWNDREDREKDAKEIFRSYTPIYVDKNKKEVHFVIRIYHPDRKFVDGGKMSVYLEKMRNKEMVKIAGPFGVLDYRGSNKFSYLSKVVQIKKHIVMIAGGTGMAPFFRLIKHMLLFDVREGEQPFVTLIYANRNEEEILLKEVFDEYERTFERFKVVYSIDECLDETKRDTFENVGYLTEDLLRKYILKYHKLDVKVENSDTLILMCGPPPMTAFLKKMLKEDIQMENVITI